A DNA window from Pseudomonas tohonis contains the following coding sequences:
- a CDS encoding MdtA/MuxA family multidrug efflux RND transporter periplasmic adaptor subunit: MSPIQDSRSPRSRNWLIIALCLAALVALVWWFWPASSKHQDAEASRTRPGPAGMARPGFGAFGGPVPVRVAAASQGDFPVFYKALGTVTSLNTVNVRSRVNGEVMKLAFEEGQQVKAGDLLAVIDPRPYEVALQQAEGTLLQNQAQLKNAEIDLARYRGLYAEDSIAKQTLDTQEALVGQYKGTVKANQAAVADAKLNLSFTQVRAPVTGRVGLRQVDLGNQVSSGDTTPLVVITQTKPISVTFTLPENQLPSVVTRFRAGDSMAVEAWDRGDTLKQAEGVLQSLDNQIDTATGTLKFKARFANEGETLFPNQFVNVRLLADTLRQAVMIPSAAVQFGNQGTFAYVMDGDKKVRVQALETGPSDGERTVIKAGLKAGERVVLEGTDRLRDGSEVEVVHDSDQVPAQPSEQLQGADKGALQGDKAEKGGV, from the coding sequence GTCCCCGATACAAGACTCCCGCTCCCCTCGTTCCCGCAACTGGCTGATCATCGCCCTCTGCCTGGCCGCCCTGGTGGCGCTGGTGTGGTGGTTCTGGCCGGCCTCGTCCAAGCATCAGGACGCGGAGGCGAGCCGCACCCGCCCCGGCCCCGCCGGCATGGCGCGCCCGGGCTTCGGTGCATTCGGCGGGCCGGTGCCGGTACGCGTGGCGGCCGCGAGCCAGGGCGATTTCCCGGTGTTCTACAAGGCGCTGGGTACCGTGACCTCGCTGAACACGGTGAACGTGCGCAGCCGGGTCAACGGCGAGGTGATGAAGCTGGCCTTCGAGGAAGGCCAGCAGGTGAAGGCCGGCGACCTGCTGGCGGTGATCGACCCGCGCCCCTATGAGGTGGCGTTGCAGCAGGCGGAGGGCACGCTGCTGCAGAACCAGGCGCAGCTGAAGAATGCCGAGATCGACCTGGCCCGCTACCGCGGCCTCTACGCCGAGGACAGCATCGCCAAGCAGACCCTGGACACCCAGGAGGCCCTGGTGGGCCAGTACAAGGGCACGGTGAAGGCCAACCAGGCGGCGGTGGCCGATGCCAAGCTCAACCTCAGCTTCACCCAGGTGCGCGCCCCGGTGACCGGCCGCGTCGGCCTGCGCCAGGTGGACCTGGGCAACCAGGTCAGCTCCGGCGACACCACGCCGCTGGTGGTGATCACCCAGACCAAGCCCATCAGCGTCACCTTCACCCTGCCGGAGAACCAGCTGCCCTCGGTGGTCACGCGCTTCCGCGCCGGTGATTCCATGGCGGTGGAGGCCTGGGACCGTGGCGACACCCTGAAGCAGGCCGAGGGCGTGCTGCAGAGCCTGGACAACCAGATCGACACCGCCACCGGCACCCTGAAGTTCAAGGCACGTTTTGCCAACGAGGGCGAGACGCTGTTCCCCAACCAGTTCGTCAACGTGCGCCTGCTGGCCGACACCCTCAGGCAGGCGGTGATGATCCCGTCCGCCGCCGTGCAGTTCGGCAACCAGGGCACCTTCGCCTACGTGATGGACGGCGACAAGAAGGTCCGCGTGCAGGCCCTGGAAACCGGCCCGAGCGATGGCGAGCGCACCGTGATCAAGGCCGGGCTCAAGGCCGGCGAGCGCGTGGTGCTGGAAGGCACCGACCGCCTGCGCGACGGCAGTGAGGTGGAGGTGGTGCATGACAGCGACCAGGTGCCGGCGCAACCCAGCGAGCAGCTGCAAGGCGCGGACAAGGGCGCCCTGCAGGGCGACAAGGCTGAAAAAGGCGGCGTATGA
- a CDS encoding MdtB/MuxB family multidrug efflux RND transporter permease subunit has translation MNISRLFILRPVATTLSMLAILLAGLIAYRLLPVSALPEVDYPTIRVMTLYPGASPDVMTSAVTAPLERQFGQMPGLTQMSSTSSGGASVITLRFSLEVQLDVAEQEVQAAINAATNLLPNDLPAPPVYNKVNPADTPVLTLAVSSRTLPLPQLHTLVDTRMAQKLSQISGVGMVSIAGGQRQAVRIKVNPEALAANGLNLSDVRSLVSASNVNQPKGNFDGPTRTSMLDANDQLKSPEEYANLILAYKNGAALRLKDVATIVEGAENERLAAWANQNEAVLLNIQRQPGANVIEVVDRIQELLPKMTANLPAGLDVVVLTDRTQTIRASVTDVQHELLIAIALVVMVTFLFLRRVSATLIPSIAVPLSLVGTFGVMYLAGFSVNNLTLMALTIATGFVVDDAIVMLENIARHLEEGATPLESALKGARQIGFTLISLTFSLIAVLIPLLFMADVVGRLFREFAITLAVAILISLVVSLTLTPMMCARLLKPEPEEKEQGRFYRASGAFIDGMIERYSHGLRWVLRHQALTLLVAVATLALTVVLYLAVPKGFFPVQDTGVIQGITEAPQSVSFRAMSERQQRLAELVLKDPAVASLTSYIGVDGDNVTLNSGRMLINLKPHGERDLTASEVIQRLQPQLDKLSDIRLYLQPVQDLTIEDRVSRTQFQFSMESPDAELLREWTGKLVDALSQQPELSDVASDLQDKGLQVYLDIDRDMAGRLGVEVSAITDALYDAFGQRQISTIFTQASQYRVVLESATGDRIGPQALQQLRVAGTDGVQVPLSTLARIEERQTELAINHIGQFPAVNLSFNLAPGVALGEAVQVIERVQQAIGMPEGIQTRFQGAAAAFEASLSSTLLLILAAVVTMYIVLGVLYESYIHPITILSTLPSAGVGALLALLLSGNDLGLIAIIGIILLIGIVKKNAIMMIDFALDAERNQGMAPEDAIYQAALLRFRPILMTTLAALFGAVPLMLATGSGAELRQPLGLVMVGGLLVSQVLTLFTTPVIYLAFDRLSRRWNRQATGEVV, from the coding sequence ATGAACATCTCCCGCCTGTTCATCCTGCGGCCGGTCGCCACCACGCTGAGCATGCTGGCGATCCTGCTGGCCGGCCTGATCGCCTACCGCCTGCTGCCGGTCTCGGCGCTGCCGGAGGTGGACTACCCGACCATCCGCGTGATGACGCTCTACCCGGGGGCCAGCCCGGACGTGATGACCAGTGCCGTGACCGCACCGCTGGAACGCCAGTTCGGGCAGATGCCGGGGCTGACGCAGATGTCGTCCACCAGCTCCGGCGGCGCCTCGGTGATCACCCTGCGCTTCAGCCTGGAGGTGCAGCTGGACGTGGCCGAGCAGGAGGTCCAGGCGGCGATCAACGCGGCCACCAACCTGCTGCCCAACGACCTGCCGGCGCCGCCGGTCTACAACAAGGTCAACCCCGCCGACACCCCGGTGCTGACCCTGGCGGTGAGCTCCAGGACCCTGCCGCTGCCGCAGCTGCACACCCTGGTCGACACGCGCATGGCGCAGAAGCTGTCGCAGATCAGCGGCGTCGGCATGGTCAGCATCGCCGGCGGCCAGCGCCAGGCGGTGCGCATCAAGGTCAACCCCGAGGCGCTCGCCGCCAATGGCCTGAACCTCTCGGACGTGCGCTCGCTGGTCAGCGCCTCCAACGTCAACCAGCCCAAGGGCAACTTCGACGGCCCGACGCGCACCTCGATGCTGGACGCCAATGACCAGCTGAAGTCACCGGAGGAGTACGCCAACCTCATCCTCGCCTACAAGAACGGTGCGGCGCTGCGCCTGAAGGACGTGGCGACCATAGTCGAAGGCGCGGAGAACGAACGCCTGGCCGCCTGGGCCAACCAGAACGAGGCGGTGCTGCTGAACATCCAGCGCCAGCCCGGCGCCAACGTCATCGAGGTGGTCGACCGCATCCAGGAACTGCTGCCGAAGATGACCGCCAACCTGCCGGCGGGCCTGGACGTGGTGGTGCTCACCGACCGCACCCAGACCATCCGCGCCTCGGTCACCGACGTGCAGCACGAGCTGTTGATCGCCATCGCCCTGGTGGTGATGGTGACCTTCCTGTTCCTGCGCCGGGTCAGTGCCACGCTGATCCCGTCCATCGCCGTGCCGCTGTCCCTGGTGGGCACCTTCGGGGTGATGTACCTGGCCGGCTTCTCGGTGAACAACCTGACGCTGATGGCCCTGACCATCGCCACTGGCTTCGTGGTGGATGACGCCATCGTCATGCTGGAGAACATCGCCCGCCACCTGGAGGAGGGCGCCACGCCGCTGGAGTCCGCGCTCAAGGGCGCCCGGCAGATCGGCTTCACGCTGATCTCCCTGACCTTCTCGCTGATCGCGGTGCTGATCCCGCTGCTGTTCATGGCCGACGTGGTGGGCCGGCTGTTCCGCGAGTTCGCCATCACCCTGGCGGTGGCCATCCTGATCTCCCTGGTGGTGTCGCTGACCCTGACGCCGATGATGTGCGCGCGGCTGCTCAAGCCCGAGCCGGAGGAGAAGGAGCAGGGCCGTTTCTACCGCGCCAGCGGCGCCTTCATCGACGGCATGATCGAGCGCTATTCCCACGGCCTGCGCTGGGTGCTGCGCCACCAGGCGCTGACCCTGCTGGTGGCCGTCGCCACCCTGGCGCTGACCGTGGTGCTGTACCTGGCGGTGCCCAAGGGCTTCTTCCCGGTGCAGGACACGGGCGTGATCCAGGGCATCACCGAGGCGCCGCAATCGGTGTCGTTCCGCGCCATGAGCGAGCGTCAGCAGCGCCTCGCCGAACTGGTGCTGAAGGACCCGGCGGTGGCCAGCCTGACTTCGTACATCGGCGTCGACGGCGACAACGTCACCCTCAACAGCGGGCGCATGCTGATCAACCTCAAGCCCCACGGCGAGCGTGACCTGACCGCCAGCGAGGTGATCCAGCGCCTGCAGCCGCAGCTGGACAAGCTCAGCGACATCCGCCTGTACCTGCAGCCGGTGCAGGACCTGACCATCGAGGACCGGGTCAGCCGAACCCAGTTCCAGTTCAGCATGGAGTCCCCGGACGCCGAGCTGCTGCGCGAGTGGACCGGCAAGCTGGTGGACGCCCTGAGCCAGCAGCCGGAGCTTTCGGATGTGGCCAGCGACCTGCAGGACAAGGGCCTGCAGGTGTACCTGGACATCGACCGCGACATGGCCGGGCGCCTGGGCGTGGAAGTCTCGGCCATCACCGATGCGCTCTACGACGCCTTCGGCCAGCGGCAGATCTCCACCATCTTCACCCAGGCCAGCCAGTACCGCGTGGTGCTGGAGTCCGCCACGGGTGACCGCATCGGCCCGCAGGCGCTGCAGCAGCTGCGCGTCGCCGGCACTGACGGCGTGCAGGTGCCGCTGTCGACCCTGGCGCGCATCGAGGAGCGGCAGACGGAGCTGGCGATCAACCACATCGGCCAGTTCCCGGCGGTGAACCTGTCGTTCAACCTGGCTCCCGGCGTCGCCCTGGGCGAGGCGGTGCAGGTGATCGAGCGGGTGCAGCAGGCGATCGGCATGCCCGAAGGCATCCAGACCCGCTTCCAGGGCGCGGCGGCGGCCTTCGAGGCCTCGCTGTCGAGCACGCTGCTGCTGATCCTGGCGGCGGTGGTGACCATGTACATCGTCCTCGGCGTGCTCTACGAGAGCTACATCCACCCGATCACCATCCTTTCCACGCTGCCCTCGGCGGGCGTCGGCGCCTTGCTGGCGCTGCTGCTGTCGGGCAACGACCTGGGCCTGATCGCCATCATCGGCATCATCCTGCTGATCGGCATCGTCAAGAAGAACGCGATCATGATGATCGACTTCGCCCTCGACGCCGAACGCAACCAGGGCATGGCCCCCGAGGACGCCATCTACCAGGCCGCGCTGCTGCGCTTCCGGCCGATCCTGATGACCACCCTGGCCGCGCTGTTCGGCGCCGTGCCGCTGATGCTCGCCACCGGCTCCGGCGCCGAACTGCGCCAGCCCCTGGGCCTGGTGATGGTCGGCGGCCTGCTGGTGAGCCAGGTGCTGACGTTGTTTACGACGCCCGTGATCTATCTCGCTTTCGATCGGTTGTCGCGGCGCTGGAACCGCCAGGCCACCGGGGAGGTGGTGTGA
- a CDS encoding efflux RND transporter permease subunit, giving the protein MNLSAPFIHRPVATMLLSLAIMLLGGMSFGLLPVSPLPQMDFPVITVQASLPGASPEIMASSVTTPLERSLGTMSGVTQMTSRTSQGSTRIIIQFDLDRDINGAARDVQAAINASRNLLPSGMRSMPTYKKVNPSQAPIMVLSLTSDVLEKGQLYDLASTILAQSLSQVKGVGEVQIGGSSLPAVRVELEPQLLNQYGLSLDEVRSRIAAANQRRPKGAVEDDGRHWQVGASDQLEKAADYAPLILRYQEGSALRLGDVAKVRDAVEDRYNSGFFNDENAVLLVINRQAGANIIETIESIKAQLPSLQAVLPASVKLNQAMDRSPVIRATLHEAERTLLIAVALVILVVYLFLGSLRASLIPALAVPVSLVGTFAVMYLCGFSLNVLSLMALILAAGLVVDDAIVVLENISRHINDGMPPFKAALQGTREVGFTLLSMNLSLVVVFVSILFMGGIIDRMFREFSLTLAAAILVSLLVSLTLTPMLCARWLKPHVPDKDSPMQRWSEAIHERMTRLYDVSLGWALRHPRLTLLSLFITIGLNVALYVIVPKTFLPQQDTGQLIGFIRGDDGLSFTVMQPKMEIFRRAVLKDPAVESVAGFIGGSGGINNAFMIVRLKPIKERGLSAQKVIERLRKEMPLVPGGRLMLMADQDIMTGGSREQRSSEYEYVLQAEDLGDLRTWLPQVTAALKALPELTAIDAKEGEGAQQVTLKVDRETAKRLGIDMNMVTAVLNNAYSQRQISTIYDSLNQYQVVMEVNPKYARDPATLEQVQVITADGQRVPLSSFAHYERSLEEDRVNHEGQFASESISFDLAPGVSLDQATVAIEKAVAAIGMPSSVVARLGGTADAFASSQENQPWMILAALVLVYLVLGILYESYIHPLTILSTLPSAGVGALLTIQLIGGEFSLISLLGLFLLIGIVKKNAILMIDLALQLERNDGLSPAESIHRACLLRLRPILMTTLAAILGAVPLLIGGAEGAEMRQPLGVTIIGGLVLSQILTLYTTPVVYLYLDRLRHRFNRWRGVRTDASLETPL; this is encoded by the coding sequence ATGAACTTGTCTGCTCCCTTCATCCACCGCCCCGTCGCCACCATGCTGCTGAGCCTGGCGATCATGCTGCTGGGCGGCATGAGCTTCGGTTTGTTGCCGGTGTCGCCGCTGCCGCAGATGGATTTCCCGGTGATCACGGTGCAGGCGAGCCTGCCCGGGGCGAGCCCGGAGATCATGGCGTCGAGCGTGACCACGCCACTGGAGCGTTCGCTGGGGACCATGTCCGGCGTCACGCAGATGACCAGCCGCACCAGCCAGGGCTCGACGCGGATCATCATCCAGTTCGACCTGGACCGTGACATCAACGGCGCCGCGCGTGACGTGCAGGCGGCCATCAATGCCTCGCGCAACCTGCTGCCCAGCGGCATGCGCAGCATGCCCACCTACAAGAAGGTCAACCCGTCCCAGGCGCCGATCATGGTGCTGTCGCTGACCTCCGACGTGCTGGAGAAGGGCCAGCTGTACGACCTGGCCTCGACCATCCTGGCGCAGAGCCTGTCGCAGGTTAAGGGCGTGGGCGAGGTGCAGATCGGCGGCAGTTCGCTGCCGGCGGTGCGGGTGGAGCTGGAGCCGCAGCTGCTCAACCAGTACGGCCTGTCGCTCGACGAGGTGCGCAGCCGCATCGCTGCCGCCAACCAGCGCCGGCCCAAGGGGGCGGTGGAGGACGACGGGCGCCACTGGCAGGTGGGTGCCAGCGACCAGTTGGAGAAGGCCGCCGACTACGCGCCGCTGATCCTCCGCTACCAGGAGGGCTCGGCCCTGCGCCTGGGCGATGTGGCCAAGGTGCGCGACGCGGTGGAGGACCGCTACAACAGCGGTTTCTTCAACGACGAGAACGCGGTGCTGCTGGTGATCAACCGCCAGGCCGGCGCCAACATCATCGAAACCATCGAAAGCATCAAGGCGCAGTTGCCGAGCCTGCAGGCGGTGCTGCCGGCCAGCGTCAAGCTGAACCAGGCGATGGACCGCTCGCCGGTGATCCGCGCCACCCTGCACGAGGCCGAGCGCACCCTGCTGATCGCCGTGGCCCTGGTGATACTGGTGGTCTACCTGTTCCTCGGCAGCCTGCGCGCCTCGCTGATCCCGGCGCTGGCGGTGCCGGTGTCGCTGGTGGGCACCTTCGCGGTGATGTACCTGTGCGGCTTCTCCCTCAACGTGCTGTCGCTGATGGCGCTGATCCTCGCCGCCGGGCTGGTGGTGGACGACGCCATCGTGGTGCTGGAGAACATCTCGCGGCACATCAACGACGGCATGCCGCCGTTCAAGGCGGCGTTGCAGGGCACCCGCGAGGTGGGCTTCACCCTGCTGTCGATGAACCTGTCGCTGGTGGTGGTGTTCGTCTCCATCCTGTTCATGGGCGGCATCATCGACCGCATGTTCCGCGAGTTCTCCCTGACCCTGGCGGCGGCCATCCTGGTGTCGCTGCTGGTGTCGCTGACGCTGACCCCGATGCTCTGCGCGCGCTGGCTCAAGCCCCACGTGCCGGACAAGGACAGCCCCATGCAGCGCTGGAGCGAGGCCATCCACGAGCGCATGACGCGGCTCTATGACGTGAGCCTCGGCTGGGCCCTGCGCCACCCGCGCCTGACCCTGCTCAGCCTGTTCATCACCATCGGCCTCAACGTCGCGCTCTACGTGATCGTGCCCAAGACCTTCCTGCCGCAGCAGGACACCGGGCAGTTGATCGGCTTCATCCGTGGCGACGACGGCCTGTCGTTCACCGTGATGCAGCCGAAGATGGAGATCTTCCGCCGCGCCGTGCTCAAGGACCCGGCGGTGGAGAGCGTCGCCGGCTTCATCGGCGGCAGCGGCGGCATCAACAACGCCTTCATGATTGTGCGCCTGAAGCCGATCAAGGAGCGCGGGCTGTCGGCGCAGAAGGTCATCGAGCGGTTGCGCAAGGAGATGCCGCTGGTGCCCGGTGGCCGGCTGATGCTGATGGCCGACCAGGACATCATGACCGGCGGCTCCCGCGAGCAGCGCAGCTCCGAGTACGAGTACGTGCTGCAGGCCGAGGACCTGGGTGACCTGCGCACCTGGCTGCCGCAGGTGACCGCCGCGCTGAAGGCCCTGCCGGAGCTCACCGCCATCGACGCGAAGGAAGGCGAGGGCGCGCAGCAGGTGACGCTGAAGGTCGACCGCGAGACGGCCAAGCGCCTGGGCATCGACATGAACATGGTCACGGCGGTGCTCAACAACGCCTACAGCCAGCGGCAGATCTCCACCATCTACGACAGCCTCAACCAGTACCAGGTGGTGATGGAGGTCAACCCGAAATACGCCCGCGACCCGGCGACCCTCGAACAGGTGCAGGTGATCACCGCCGACGGCCAGCGCGTGCCTCTGTCGAGCTTCGCCCACTACGAGCGCAGCCTGGAGGAGGACCGGGTCAACCACGAGGGCCAGTTCGCCTCGGAAAGCATCTCCTTCGACCTGGCACCGGGCGTGAGCCTGGACCAGGCCACCGTGGCCATCGAGAAGGCGGTCGCGGCCATCGGCATGCCCAGCTCGGTGGTCGCGCGCCTGGGCGGCACCGCCGACGCCTTCGCCAGCAGCCAGGAGAACCAACCGTGGATGATCCTCGCCGCCCTGGTGCTGGTGTATCTGGTGCTGGGCATCCTCTACGAGAGCTATATCCACCCGCTGACCATTCTCTCGACGCTGCCGTCGGCGGGGGTGGGCGCGTTGCTGACCATCCAGCTGATCGGCGGCGAGTTCAGCCTGATCTCGCTGCTGGGGCTGTTCCTGCTCATCGGCATCGTCAAGAAGAACGCCATCCTGATGATCGACCTGGCGCTGCAGCTGGAACGCAACGACGGCCTGTCGCCGGCCGAGTCGATCCACCGCGCCTGCCTGCTGCGCCTGCGACCGATCCTGATGACCACCCTGGCCGCCATCCTCGGCGCGGTGCCGCTGCTGATCGGTGGCGCGGAAGGCGCGGAGATGCGCCAGCCGCTGGGCGTGACCATCATCGGCGGCCTGGTGCTGAGCCAGATCCTCACCCTCTACACCACCCCCGTGGTCTACCTGTACCTCGACCGCCTGCGCCATCGCTTCAACCGCTGGCGCGGCGTGCGTACCGACGCTTCGCTGGAGACACCGCTATGA
- a CDS encoding efflux transporter outer membrane subunit, which produces MSPQTRRLFPVLALAIALAGCAVGPDYQQPDHAVPARFKHAEGWKAAAPADALARGAWWELYGDATLNDLQQRLETSNQTLAQSVAQFRQAQALARGARASFFPSVSANASKTRSGQGGSSSTVRLSDGSTVTSGGSGGISNSYSATLGVSWELDLWGKLRRQLEADSASMQASAADLAAVRLSQQSELAQNYLQLRVMDAQKRLLDATVQAYERSLKLTENQFRAGIVTRADVAQARTQLKSTQAQAIDLRYQRAQLENAIAVLIGVPPSEFDLAEVDSVPSLPQVPALVPSQLLERRPDVASAERKVIAANAQIGVSKAAYYPSLNLSATGGYRSGGLSDWISTPNRFWSIGPEFALNLFDGGLIRSQVDQAEASYDQTVASYRQTVLDSFREVEDYLVQLSVLEEESGVQQEALESAREALRLVTNQYKAGLQDYSSVVSSQATALSNERTVLTLTGTRLTASVQLIAAMGGGWEQAKLEQVDSDDDGQPTP; this is translated from the coding sequence ATGAGTCCGCAAACCCGCCGTCTTTTCCCGGTGCTGGCCCTGGCCATCGCCCTGGCCGGTTGTGCCGTGGGGCCGGATTACCAGCAGCCCGACCATGCCGTGCCCGCCCGCTTCAAGCACGCCGAAGGCTGGAAGGCCGCCGCGCCGGCCGATGCCCTGGCCCGTGGCGCCTGGTGGGAGCTGTACGGCGACGCCACCCTCAACGACCTGCAGCAGCGCCTGGAAACCTCCAACCAGACCCTGGCGCAGTCCGTCGCCCAGTTCCGCCAGGCCCAGGCGCTGGCCCGTGGCGCGCGCGCCTCGTTCTTCCCCTCTGTGAGCGCCAACGCCAGCAAGACCCGCTCCGGCCAGGGCGGGAGCAGCAGCACCGTGCGCCTGTCCGATGGCTCCACCGTCACCAGCGGTGGCAGCGGCGGCATCTCCAACAGCTACAGCGCCACCCTCGGCGTGAGCTGGGAGCTGGACCTCTGGGGCAAGCTGCGTCGCCAGCTGGAAGCCGACAGTGCGAGCATGCAGGCCAGCGCCGCCGACCTCGCCGCCGTGCGCCTGAGCCAGCAATCCGAGCTGGCGCAGAACTACCTGCAACTGCGGGTGATGGATGCGCAGAAGCGCCTGCTCGATGCCACCGTGCAGGCCTACGAGCGTTCGCTGAAGCTCACCGAGAACCAGTTCCGCGCCGGCATCGTCACCCGCGCCGACGTGGCCCAGGCGCGCACCCAGCTCAAGAGCACCCAGGCCCAGGCCATCGACCTCAGGTACCAGCGCGCGCAACTGGAGAACGCCATCGCCGTGCTGATCGGCGTGCCGCCCTCCGAGTTCGACCTGGCCGAGGTGGACAGCGTCCCGAGCCTGCCCCAGGTGCCGGCGCTGGTGCCGTCGCAGCTGCTGGAGCGCCGCCCGGACGTGGCCTCCGCCGAGCGCAAGGTGATCGCCGCCAACGCGCAGATCGGCGTGTCCAAGGCCGCCTACTACCCCAGCCTCAACCTCAGCGCCACCGGGGGCTATCGCAGCGGTGGCCTGAGCGACTGGATCAGCACGCCGAACCGCTTCTGGTCCATCGGCCCCGAGTTCGCCCTCAACCTGTTCGACGGCGGCCTGATTCGCTCCCAGGTCGACCAGGCCGAGGCCAGCTACGACCAGACGGTGGCCAGCTACCGCCAGACCGTGCTCGACAGCTTCCGCGAAGTGGAGGACTACCTGGTCCAGCTCAGCGTGCTGGAGGAGGAGAGCGGCGTGCAGCAGGAGGCCCTGGAGTCCGCCCGCGAGGCCCTGCGCCTGGTGACCAACCAGTACAAGGCCGGGTTGCAGGACTACAGCAGCGTGGTCTCCAGCCAGGCCACGGCGCTGTCCAACGAACGCACCGTGCTCACCCTCACCGGCACGCGCCTGACCGCCAGCGTCCAGCTCATCGCCGCCATGGGCGGTGGTTGGGAGCAGGCGAAGCTGGAGCAGGTGGATTCCGACGACGACGGCCAGCCGACGCCCTGA
- a CDS encoding LysR family transcriptional regulator, giving the protein MFDPQLLRSFVAVADCGNFTRAAERLHLTQSTVSQQVRRLEEDAGCRLLDRSQRRVVATVEGERLLGYARRILALQEEARDALGDLGSAGVLRLGVPEDFAAERLMPLLAAFAANHPGTRLEVTSGLGPDLRRAWQGGEFDLLLVKQMGESDDCLASWPEPMAWFDSHHNPALGREPLPLVAFPAGGLYRNEMLHGLDVQGRRWRIAYSSASLASVCSAVAAGLGISLLPLRVATDQHRVLDADSGLPDIQGVRLALYSRQGQGSAGRELEERLIQLLGSI; this is encoded by the coding sequence ATGTTCGACCCGCAACTCCTGCGCAGCTTCGTGGCGGTGGCCGACTGCGGCAACTTCACCCGCGCCGCCGAACGCCTGCACCTCACCCAGTCCACCGTCAGCCAGCAGGTTCGACGCCTGGAGGAAGACGCCGGTTGCCGCCTGCTCGATCGCAGCCAGCGTCGCGTGGTGGCCACGGTAGAGGGCGAGCGCCTGCTGGGCTACGCACGACGCATCCTCGCCCTGCAGGAAGAGGCGCGCGACGCCCTGGGCGACCTGGGAAGCGCCGGTGTGCTGCGCCTGGGCGTGCCCGAGGACTTCGCCGCCGAACGCCTGATGCCGTTGCTCGCCGCCTTCGCCGCCAACCACCCCGGCACGCGCCTGGAAGTCACCAGCGGCCTGGGCCCGGATCTGCGCCGTGCCTGGCAGGGCGGCGAATTCGACCTGCTGCTGGTCAAGCAGATGGGCGAGAGCGACGACTGCCTTGCCTCCTGGCCGGAGCCCATGGCCTGGTTCGACAGCCACCACAACCCGGCGCTGGGCCGCGAGCCCCTGCCCCTGGTGGCCTTCCCTGCCGGCGGCCTGTACCGCAACGAGATGCTCCACGGCCTCGACGTGCAGGGCCGCCGCTGGCGCATCGCCTACTCCAGCGCCAGCCTCGCCAGCGTCTGCTCCGCCGTCGCCGCCGGCCTCGGCATCAGCCTCCTGCCCCTGCGCGTCGCCACCGACCAGCACCGCGTACTCGACGCCGACAGCGGCCTGCCCGACATCCAGGGCGTACGCCTGGCCCTCTACAGCCGCCAAGGCCAGGGCAGCGCCGGCCGGGAGCTGGAAGAGCGCCTGATACAGCTTCTCGGCTCGATCTGA
- a CDS encoding nucleoside deaminase produces MADDQAFLQRAVDLARGNVERGGRPFGALLVKDGEVLAEAVNEIHQSGDPTAHAELLAMRAASRALGPRLDGCVIYASGQPCPMCLAAMHLSGVSRAVFAIANEEGEPFGLSTAGIYQQMALPLAQQRLPVLHLPQAGATALYRRWKELHAQG; encoded by the coding sequence ATGGCGGATGACCAGGCGTTCCTGCAACGGGCCGTCGACCTGGCACGTGGCAACGTCGAGCGCGGCGGGCGGCCCTTCGGTGCGCTGCTGGTGAAGGACGGCGAGGTGCTGGCCGAGGCGGTGAACGAGATCCACCAGAGCGGCGACCCCACCGCCCACGCCGAGCTGCTGGCCATGCGCGCCGCCAGCCGCGCCCTGGGCCCGCGCCTGGATGGCTGCGTGATCTACGCCAGCGGCCAGCCCTGCCCGATGTGCCTGGCCGCCATGCACCTCAGTGGCGTGAGCCGTGCGGTGTTCGCCATCGCCAATGAGGAGGGCGAGCCCTTCGGCCTGTCCACGGCGGGGATCTACCAGCAGATGGCGCTGCCCCTGGCGCAGCAGCGCCTGCCGGTGCTGCACCTCCCCCAGGCGGGCGCCACCGCGCTCTACCGGCGCTGGAAGGAGCTGCATGCACAAGGTTGA